From one Flavobacterium kingsejongi genomic stretch:
- a CDS encoding glycosyltransferase, which translates to MKTPPKPLTTLLSRRVRSVNEINYPINKNELPQILFISSYPPRECGIATYTEDLIDVMNAKFHHSFELKICALENENEKHTYTNKNVDYILDTSEKDSFDEAATEINENDKIKLVVIQHEFGFYVKKEKEFVAFLAKLKKPVTIVFHTVLPNPNEAFKQNVLDILDHVSSVVVMTQNASQLLIRDYGVVEADITIIPHGTHLVAHTDREELKAKYGFQDRKILSTFGLLGPGKSIETTLNALPAIIKEQPEVLFLIIGKTHPTLMKEEGELYRNKLEGIVASLGLEKNVTFINEYVKLEALLEYLQLTDIYLFTSKDPNQAVSGTFSYAMSCGCPIISTPIPHAKEMLDGNTGILIDFDQPEQLATAVNRLLSNPELRKNIIVNGLHKIAPTAWENAAVAHAKLFQRLANKKQPGNIQLHYRNPEINLAHLKKMTTDFGMLQFSKINHPDLESGYTLDDNARAMIAVGQHFKLTLDNRDLEYLSTYLNFIEFCQQPDGSFLNYVDINKQFTDQNGDDNLSDSNGRAIWALGYLASLTDIIPEDMSIKAKILFHKSLGRLNDMHSPRAMAFAIKGLYYYNRDEEIVEVINYTRLLADRLVQMYRHVSVSDWMWFESYLTYANSVLPEAVLCAYAITTDSVYKEVAKESFDFLLKNTFSETGIKVISNRSWHIKGEEKEDFGEQPIDVAYTIMALRKFHDIFKEPSYLEKMEIAFNWFLGNNHLSQIIYNPCTGGCYDGLEEKSVNLNQGAESTISYLIARLSINKHLSNQDEVEHPQSELEMSKTKKRKQKLFAPK; encoded by the coding sequence ATGAAGACCCCACCAAAGCCACTAACTACATTGTTGTCAAGAAGAGTACGTTCTGTTAATGAGATTAATTATCCGATTAATAAAAATGAACTGCCTCAGATTTTATTTATCTCCAGTTATCCTCCAAGAGAATGCGGGATTGCAACCTATACCGAAGATTTGATTGATGTTATGAACGCTAAATTTCATCATTCATTTGAACTGAAAATATGTGCTCTGGAGAATGAAAACGAAAAACATACCTACACCAATAAAAATGTAGACTATATTCTGGATACTTCAGAAAAAGATTCTTTTGATGAAGCAGCTACAGAAATCAATGAAAACGATAAAATTAAATTGGTGGTAATTCAGCACGAATTTGGTTTTTATGTGAAAAAAGAAAAAGAATTTGTGGCCTTCTTAGCGAAGTTAAAGAAACCGGTTACGATTGTTTTTCATACCGTATTGCCGAATCCGAATGAAGCATTCAAGCAGAATGTTTTGGATATTTTAGACCATGTTTCTTCAGTTGTCGTAATGACACAAAATGCCTCACAGCTTTTAATCCGCGATTATGGTGTAGTAGAAGCAGATATTACAATAATCCCTCATGGAACCCACCTCGTTGCCCATACTGACAGGGAAGAGCTAAAAGCCAAATATGGTTTTCAGGATAGAAAAATACTGTCTACTTTTGGATTATTAGGACCTGGTAAAAGTATTGAAACTACTTTAAATGCTTTACCTGCAATCATAAAAGAACAGCCTGAAGTTTTGTTTTTAATTATTGGAAAAACACATCCTACCTTGATGAAAGAGGAAGGAGAGCTGTACCGTAATAAACTGGAAGGCATAGTAGCGTCATTAGGGCTGGAGAAAAATGTAACGTTTATTAATGAGTATGTGAAGTTAGAAGCACTGCTTGAATACCTGCAGCTTACGGATATCTATCTTTTCACCTCTAAAGACCCTAATCAGGCCGTAAGTGGTACTTTCTCTTATGCGATGAGCTGTGGTTGCCCTATTATTTCTACGCCAATCCCTCACGCTAAAGAAATGCTGGATGGCAATACAGGCATCCTGATTGATTTTGACCAACCGGAACAATTGGCTACAGCGGTAAATCGCCTGTTGTCTAACCCAGAACTTAGAAAAAATATCATTGTTAATGGATTGCATAAAATAGCACCAACAGCATGGGAAAACGCAGCGGTAGCACATGCTAAATTATTCCAGCGTTTAGCGAATAAGAAACAACCGGGAAACATACAGCTTCATTATAGAAATCCAGAGATCAACCTGGCGCATTTGAAAAAAATGACGACAGATTTCGGAATGTTGCAATTCTCAAAAATAAACCATCCCGATTTAGAATCGGGTTATACCTTAGATGATAACGCGAGAGCTATGATTGCTGTAGGGCAGCATTTCAAATTGACGTTGGATAATCGTGATTTGGAATACCTGAGCACATATTTGAATTTTATCGAGTTCTGTCAGCAGCCTGATGGAAGTTTCCTCAACTATGTCGATATTAATAAACAATTTACCGATCAGAACGGGGATGATAATTTGTCCGATTCCAATGGGAGGGCGATATGGGCTTTAGGCTATTTAGCGTCTCTTACCGACATCATTCCGGAAGACATGTCCATCAAGGCCAAAATACTGTTCCACAAATCCCTGGGCAGGCTGAATGATATGCATTCGCCAAGAGCGATGGCATTCGCGATAAAAGGACTGTATTATTATAACCGCGATGAAGAAATCGTAGAAGTAATAAATTACACCCGATTGCTGGCAGATCGATTGGTACAAATGTACCGTCATGTATCTGTTTCCGACTGGATGTGGTTTGAAAGCTACCTTACTTATGCGAATAGTGTGCTTCCTGAAGCTGTATTATGTGCGTATGCGATCACTACAGACAGTGTATACAAAGAAGTGGCCAAAGAATCCTTTGATTTCCTATTGAAAAATACGTTCAGTGAGACTGGAATTAAAGTAATCTCTAACCGTAGCTGGCATATTAAAGGAGAAGAAAAAGAAGATTTTGGAGAACAGCCTATTGATGTAGCCTATACAATCATGGCGCTGCGTAAATTCCATGATATTTTCAAAGAACCGAGTTACCTGGAGAAAATGGAAATAGCTTTCAACTGGTTCCTGGGTAATAACCATTTGAGCCAGATTATTTACAACCCTTGTACGGGTGGTTGTTATGATGGATTGGAAGAAAAAAGCGTAAACCTGAATCAGGGAGCTGAATCTACAATCAGTTATTTAATAGCCCGTCTGAGTATTAATAAACACCTGAGCAATCAGGATGAGGTGGAGCATCCCCAGTCGGAACTGGAAATGAGCAAAACCAAAAAACGAAAACAGAAACTTTTTGCCCCAAAATAA
- a CDS encoding diacylglycerol/lipid kinase family protein — protein MSAQKNYILVVNPISGDVDKSEIITAATAFASTHNIALKVFETTGKNDEDAIRALCSEVLPERIIVAGGDGTIKMVAEAVEEYDVILGILPAGSANGLSVDLALPDTLEENLEIAFLGNCMDMDMISINNKRSLHLSDIGINAELIKNYENGSVRGKWGYMLHAITTLKDLKDPFEATITTQGRTLTTEARMIVIANSQKYGTGVTINPNGKMNDGKFEIVILRNLDLIVFGKILSGNMPVESDDVEIISTEAAQIQTNFPVSFQIDGEYCGELDLLNIKILKHQLKVAIP, from the coding sequence ATGAGCGCGCAAAAGAATTATATTTTGGTGGTAAATCCCATATCCGGGGATGTTGATAAATCGGAGATTATAACTGCTGCCACGGCTTTTGCCAGTACTCATAACATAGCATTGAAAGTATTCGAAACTACAGGTAAGAATGATGAAGATGCAATACGTGCCCTTTGTAGTGAAGTGCTGCCGGAACGGATTATCGTTGCTGGTGGGGATGGTACTATTAAAATGGTTGCCGAAGCTGTGGAAGAATACGATGTGATACTGGGTATATTACCAGCAGGATCGGCAAACGGGCTTTCTGTGGATCTGGCCCTTCCCGATACACTTGAAGAAAATCTTGAGATCGCTTTCCTGGGTAATTGCATGGATATGGATATGATCAGTATCAATAATAAAAGAAGTCTCCACCTGAGTGATATCGGGATCAATGCGGAGTTGATCAAAAATTACGAAAACGGGAGTGTACGCGGTAAGTGGGGTTATATGCTGCATGCGATTACAACCCTAAAAGACCTGAAGGATCCCTTTGAGGCAACGATCACCACACAAGGCCGTACGCTCACGACTGAAGCCAGAATGATCGTAATTGCAAACTCCCAGAAATATGGCACCGGGGTGACTATAAACCCAAACGGTAAAATGAACGATGGTAAGTTTGAAATTGTAATACTGCGAAACCTGGATCTTATTGTTTTTGGGAAAATACTTTCCGGAAATATGCCTGTAGAATCAGATGATGTAGAAATTATCTCAACTGAAGCGGCACAAATACAAACAAATTTCCCTGTTAGTTTTCAGATTGACGGCGAATATTGTGGTGAACTGGATCTGCTGAATATAAAAATTTTAAAACATCAACTGAAAGTGGCAATTCCGTAA
- a CDS encoding App1 family protein has product MKPILKLYRGYANTSELIVMGHVFRPTRKEDYDFQKKRFKNAKSIIRMFRIKTQANADIYLHLHGEKIHTKSLEDGHFKFCIPLPKDIGHGWKDYHVSIMHNGEELMEKGSFIRPFEGKLGFISDIDDTFLVSHTRNPFKKLYILLFRNVNDRKIFDDVVAHYQALSTAGRNKKNEQNAFFYVSSSEWNLYRFIVKFTELHELPRAVMLLKDIKTSLTDFFLTGRGDHNHKFDKIKHILEFYPHLHYTLLGDDSQHDPFLYEAICKIFPVTVTAVYIRQTGKHKKEKTIAALKNIESLNVATCYFRDSSEAIAHSKKIGLIN; this is encoded by the coding sequence ATGAAACCAATTTTAAAGCTGTACCGGGGCTATGCCAATACGTCTGAATTAATCGTTATGGGGCATGTATTCCGACCTACCCGTAAGGAAGATTATGATTTTCAGAAAAAACGCTTTAAAAATGCGAAATCCATCATTCGGATGTTTCGTATTAAAACACAGGCAAATGCCGATATCTACCTGCACCTGCATGGCGAAAAAATACATACTAAATCATTGGAGGATGGTCATTTTAAATTTTGTATTCCACTCCCGAAAGACATTGGCCACGGATGGAAAGATTACCACGTCAGCATCATGCACAATGGAGAAGAACTCATGGAGAAAGGTAGTTTTATCCGCCCATTCGAAGGAAAGTTAGGTTTCATTTCGGATATTGATGATACTTTTTTGGTATCGCATACGCGAAATCCTTTTAAAAAGCTCTATATCCTTTTATTCCGGAATGTAAATGACCGGAAGATATTCGATGATGTCGTAGCGCATTACCAGGCTTTAAGCACCGCTGGACGCAACAAAAAAAATGAGCAAAATGCTTTTTTTTATGTCTCCAGCAGCGAATGGAACCTGTACCGCTTTATCGTAAAATTCACAGAACTGCACGAACTTCCCCGTGCGGTAATGCTCCTGAAAGATATCAAAACAAGCTTAACTGATTTTTTCCTGACAGGCCGAGGTGATCACAACCATAAATTTGATAAGATCAAGCATATCCTGGAGTTTTATCCACACCTCCACTATACCCTTTTAGGGGATGATTCGCAGCACGATCCCTTCCTCTATGAAGCAATTTGCAAAATATTTCCCGTTACCGTCACCGCAGTTTACATCCGTCAAACCGGAAAACATAAAAAAGAAAAGACAATAGCAGCCCTAAAAAATATCGAAAGCCTGAATGTCGCTACCTGTTATTTCAGGGATAGCAGCGAAGCGATAGCTCACTCTAAAAAAATCGGACTGATTAACTAA
- a CDS encoding DUF3601 domain-containing protein gives MNSIHQLEKGKTYRVKQEFRDYDNILHNPGKEWVFIETTFLPYHSGLSLFVMENGERKQYRFQQVPEEQEALLANFMDYVETL, from the coding sequence ATGAATAGTATTCACCAACTTGAAAAAGGAAAGACCTATCGCGTCAAACAAGAATTCCGGGATTATGATAACATCCTCCACAACCCCGGAAAAGAATGGGTTTTTATCGAGACTACTTTCCTTCCCTATCATTCCGGACTAAGCCTCTTTGTGATGGAAAATGGCGAAAGGAAACAGTACCGCTTCCAACAGGTACCGGAAGAGCAGGAAGCCCTACTGGCAAATTTCATGGACTATGTTGAAACCCTGTAA
- a CDS encoding ABC-F family ATP-binding cassette domain-containing protein: protein MLNIHNLSVSFGGTYLFEEVTFRLGAGDRVGLVGKNGAGKSTMLKMLARDFAPDSGTIATEKEVQIGFLRQDIDFERGRTVLEEAYEAFAEIKTVEKKLEEVNHQLVTRTDYESEEYSKIIEDLSDFTHRFDLLGGYNYVGDTEKILLGLGFKREDFDKQTETFSGGWRMRIELAKLLLQANDILLLDEPTNHLDIESIIWLEQFLRNYPGVVVIVSHDKMFLDNVTNRTIEISLGKAYDFNKPYSQYLELRHEIREKQLATQKNQAKKIEETEKLIEKFRAKASKASMAQSLIKKLDKVERIEVDEDDNSVMNISFPVSVVPGRVVVEAEEVTKKYGDKTILKDISMLVERGSKIAFVGQNGQGKSTFIKAIVNEFEYEGNIKLGHNVQLGYFAQNQAEYLDGEITLLQTMEEAATDTNRSKVRDMLGSFLFRGDDVEKKVKVLSGGERNRLALCKLLLQPINVLVMDEPTNHLDIKSKNVLKAALQKYEGTLLLVSHDRDFLQGMSNIVYEFKDQKIKEYLGDINYFLEQRNMENMREVEKKDVAKAAAPKENKSVSYEDQKKNKALHNKISKIESQIKQLENDIQKDDKALASNYDKHIEDANFFKAYNKKKADLEKLLEDWEQTQIDLEN, encoded by the coding sequence ATGCTTAATATACACAATTTATCAGTTTCTTTTGGAGGAACATATCTTTTTGAAGAAGTAACTTTCCGTTTAGGAGCTGGTGACCGGGTAGGCTTGGTTGGGAAAAATGGGGCTGGAAAGTCCACAATGTTGAAGATGCTTGCACGTGATTTTGCTCCGGATTCCGGAACAATTGCAACTGAAAAAGAAGTGCAAATTGGTTTCCTGCGACAGGATATTGATTTTGAGCGTGGCCGGACTGTGCTTGAAGAAGCGTATGAAGCCTTTGCTGAAATTAAGACTGTAGAGAAAAAACTGGAAGAGGTGAACCACCAATTGGTGACACGAACCGATTATGAAAGTGAAGAATATAGCAAAATTATAGAAGACCTGAGTGATTTTACACACCGTTTTGATTTGCTGGGTGGTTATAATTATGTAGGTGACACCGAAAAAATACTTTTGGGTCTTGGATTCAAACGGGAAGATTTCGACAAACAGACAGAAACATTTTCCGGAGGATGGAGAATGCGTATTGAGTTGGCGAAACTGCTGTTGCAGGCCAATGATATCCTGCTTTTGGATGAGCCGACCAATCACCTCGATATAGAATCGATTATATGGCTTGAGCAATTCCTTCGAAATTATCCCGGAGTTGTAGTGATTGTATCCCACGATAAAATGTTCCTGGATAATGTAACCAACCGTACCATTGAAATCTCTTTGGGTAAGGCGTATGATTTTAATAAGCCGTATTCCCAATACCTGGAACTGCGTCATGAAATCCGTGAAAAGCAGTTGGCAACACAAAAAAACCAGGCCAAAAAGATTGAAGAGACTGAAAAGCTAATTGAGAAATTCCGTGCTAAAGCTTCCAAAGCTTCCATGGCGCAATCGTTGATCAAGAAGCTGGACAAAGTAGAGCGTATTGAAGTTGATGAAGATGATAACTCGGTTATGAATATTTCTTTTCCGGTATCTGTTGTACCTGGAAGAGTTGTAGTAGAAGCCGAAGAAGTGACCAAGAAATACGGAGATAAAACCATCCTGAAAGATATTTCGATGTTAGTCGAGCGCGGAAGCAAAATTGCATTTGTAGGCCAGAATGGACAAGGAAAATCCACTTTTATTAAAGCGATTGTCAACGAATTTGAATATGAAGGAAATATCAAATTAGGTCATAATGTACAATTGGGGTATTTTGCCCAAAATCAGGCGGAGTACCTGGATGGAGAGATCACATTGCTACAGACTATGGAAGAAGCTGCAACAGATACCAACCGTTCTAAGGTTCGGGATATGTTAGGATCTTTCCTGTTTCGTGGAGATGATGTGGAGAAAAAGGTAAAAGTACTCTCAGGAGGTGAGCGTAACCGTTTAGCACTTTGTAAGCTATTATTGCAACCGATTAATGTGTTGGTGATGGATGAGCCGACCAATCACCTGGACATCAAGTCTAAGAATGTACTCAAAGCCGCACTTCAGAAATATGAAGGTACTTTATTACTGGTATCACATGACAGGGACTTCTTACAGGGCATGTCAAATATTGTGTATGAGTTCAAAGACCAAAAGATAAAAGAATATTTGGGCGATATCAATTACTTCTTAGAGCAACGTAATATGGAAAATATGCGTGAAGTGGAGAAGAAAGATGTTGCGAAAGCGGCTGCACCTAAGGAAAACAAATCGGTTTCCTATGAAGACCAAAAGAAAAATAAAGCGCTTCACAATAAGATCAGTAAAATAGAAAGCCAGATCAAACAGTTGGAAAATGATATCCAGAAAGATGATAAGGCATTAGCTTCGAACTATGACAAACATATTGAAGATGCTAATTTCTTTAAAGCGTACAATAAAAAGAAAGCGGACCTGGAAAAATTATTGGAAGACTGGGAACAGACCCAGATCGATCTTGAAAATTAA
- a CDS encoding DUF983 domain-containing protein, protein MLKKGSKLYSILTGTCPKCQEESMFVEKNPYKLSKISEMHERCSHCGTKYKIEPSFFFGAMYVSYGLGIAFGVAAFVISFVFLQTSLKTAFIAIVATLIVFMPVIMRISRNIWINIFIHYDKDWKKHVS, encoded by the coding sequence ATGTTAAAAAAAGGATCCAAACTATATAGTATTTTAACAGGAACTTGTCCTAAATGCCAAGAAGAAAGCATGTTTGTAGAAAAAAATCCTTACAAACTTTCAAAAATATCCGAAATGCACGAACGTTGCAGCCATTGTGGTACAAAATATAAAATTGAACCTTCTTTCTTTTTTGGTGCTATGTATGTGAGTTACGGTCTTGGTATTGCATTTGGTGTTGCCGCTTTCGTCATTAGTTTTGTATTCCTGCAAACGAGTCTTAAAACGGCATTTATTGCTATCGTAGCTACTCTTATTGTATTCATGCCCGTAATCATGAGAATTTCCAGAAATATCTGGATCAATATATTCATCCATTATGATAAAGACTGGAAGAAACACGTCTCATAA
- a CDS encoding NAD(P)/FAD-dependent oxidoreductase, whose product MIDYIIVGSGLAGISFAETALQQGMKVLVFDNDSQTSTRIAGGIYNPVILKRFSGLAQAQGQIALLKEFYARLEEKLGLKLDYKMPVLRKFASIEEQNNWFVAADKITLAPFLSTKFVTFKYHGIDSPYDYGKVLQTGYVDTSVLFEGYQHYLEKQGWLVRDTFDYSDIELTDEGVTYKDIKARKIVFAEGFGLHSNPFFNDLPLDGTKGELLIIKAPELKLDAIVNASIFILPLGNDHYKVGATYEWYDKTNTVTEKGKVELLEKIQETLTCDFEIIAHLAGIRPTVKDRKAMLGTHPDYSNLHILNGLGTRGVMLGPYMARILWEHIEKGVPLEREIDIRRYYK is encoded by the coding sequence ATGATAGATTATATAATTGTAGGTTCCGGCCTTGCCGGAATTTCGTTTGCAGAGACTGCTTTGCAGCAAGGCATGAAAGTGCTTGTTTTTGATAATGACTCACAAACCTCTACCCGAATTGCTGGTGGAATATATAATCCCGTCATTTTAAAGCGTTTTAGCGGACTCGCACAAGCGCAGGGTCAGATAGCGCTGCTCAAGGAGTTTTATGCCCGTTTAGAAGAGAAGCTGGGGCTTAAACTGGATTACAAGATGCCAGTGCTTCGAAAGTTTGCTTCCATCGAAGAGCAAAACAACTGGTTTGTTGCCGCCGATAAAATTACATTAGCACCATTTCTATCTACAAAATTTGTGACTTTCAAATACCATGGAATCGATTCGCCATATGATTATGGTAAGGTATTGCAAACAGGGTATGTCGATACTTCGGTTTTATTCGAGGGCTATCAGCATTATTTGGAAAAACAAGGCTGGCTTGTTCGGGACACATTTGATTATAGCGACATTGAACTTACCGATGAGGGGGTAACCTATAAAGATATAAAAGCGAGAAAAATTGTTTTTGCAGAAGGTTTTGGTTTGCATAGCAATCCTTTTTTTAATGACCTGCCACTTGATGGGACTAAAGGGGAATTGCTAATTATTAAAGCACCCGAACTGAAACTCGATGCTATTGTAAATGCCAGTATTTTTATATTGCCATTGGGGAACGATCATTATAAAGTTGGGGCGACTTATGAATGGTATGATAAAACCAATACCGTTACGGAAAAAGGCAAAGTGGAGTTGCTGGAGAAAATTCAGGAAACACTGACCTGTGATTTTGAAATAATAGCGCATCTTGCCGGCATACGTCCTACTGTAAAAGACAGGAAAGCGATGCTGGGAACCCATCCCGACTATTCAAATCTGCATATCCTAAACGGACTGGGTACGAGAGGGGTAATGCTGGGGCCGTATATGGCACGGATTTTATGGGAGCATATTGAAAAAGGTGTACCTTTGGAGCGGGAAATAGATATCCGCCGGTATTATAAGTAA
- the gldN gene encoding gliding motility protein GldN translates to MNWRKFSLVVILLTGSVTSFAQSNLLNAKTPAEIGVKTAAQLEADNDKPLPYGYVHDRDIMMGKKVWEIIDLDERVNFPLLYPIDTSDIGPDRRSLYDVLTKAIKAGQITEIYTDSYFTTKKTMKDIAASLTRIDTTDAGREQYNAGQKISEEYINRQDITSQDVSDYKILGYWYFDKRQGELKYRLLGICPVVPDVYTLNNDEKEYVELFWVYFLEARDVLHKATAFNDGNSAMPISFDHLLNARRFNATIYKTDNVYGDRSIKDYMKENAQLQLLESERIKEAIRDFEQDMWNY, encoded by the coding sequence ATGAATTGGAGAAAATTTTCATTAGTTGTCATTCTGTTAACAGGAAGCGTAACTTCTTTTGCGCAATCAAATTTGCTGAATGCAAAAACACCGGCTGAAATAGGGGTAAAAACTGCCGCTCAGTTAGAGGCAGATAATGATAAACCACTACCTTACGGATATGTTCATGACAGGGATATCATGATGGGTAAAAAAGTATGGGAAATTATAGATCTTGATGAAAGAGTTAACTTTCCTTTATTGTACCCTATTGATACATCTGATATTGGTCCGGACAGACGATCATTATATGATGTGCTGACAAAAGCTATTAAAGCGGGTCAGATTACTGAAATCTATACTGATAGTTATTTCACGACTAAAAAGACAATGAAAGACATCGCTGCATCATTAACACGTATTGATACAACAGATGCGGGTAGAGAGCAATACAATGCGGGTCAGAAAATTTCTGAAGAATACATCAACAGACAGGATATTACTTCCCAGGATGTTTCGGATTATAAAATTTTAGGCTATTGGTATTTTGACAAACGCCAGGGAGAATTAAAATACCGTTTATTAGGTATTTGCCCTGTGGTTCCGGATGTCTATACCCTGAATAATGATGAGAAAGAATACGTTGAGCTTTTCTGGGTTTATTTCCTGGAAGCACGAGATGTGTTGCATAAAGCAACTGCTTTCAACGACGGAAACTCAGCAATGCCGATCAGTTTTGACCACTTATTAAACGCAAGAAGATTTAATGCAACGATCTACAAAACGGATAACGTTTACGGAGATCGATCGATTAAAGATTACATGAAAGAAAATGCCCAGTTGCAATTACTGGAATCTGAAAGAATAAAAGAAGCAATTCGCGACTTCGAACAGGATATGTGGAATTATTAA
- the gldM gene encoding gliding motility protein GldM, producing MAGAKLSPRMKMISLMYLVFIAMLALNMSKEVLSAFGLMNEKFESSNNDALASNTSLYDALSAKASETPTFAEAKKRADQVKAISNSFYAYLGKLKTEITAGIERENGKLPYETMDKGDKIDEGWFSSDGYSKKGTEIVSTIDKYRNDMIAVVGNDPKYKGIVSELNSKFSTADIKDREGVTKKYLDYNYKGFPSIASLTKLSAMQNDVEVIEASLYNNFLGKAAVAATSMNNYKAIVITDKSAFFSGEAVTGMVVLGRYDANTVPTKVVVNGANQPVENGQVKFKFGAGNVGEHKINGSFTFMEDGKAIDIPVEGNYVVVPKPNSATISADKMNVVYRGVTNPMTISFAGISADKVSASGAGLSPAGKPGAYTMKPGAGSEVVINVTGKLADGTSVSDKKSFRIKGIPGPVGTIRGEVGNVKGAKSNLEIATIGAKLEDFDFEVGLNVVGFNIKAPGQPTIVVSGNKLDARAKASISKAGRGDLIVVSEIKTKLEGAGSYMLPRTAPVFFEIQ from the coding sequence ATGGCAGGAGCAAAATTAAGCCCTAGGATGAAGATGATCAGCCTTATGTACTTGGTGTTCATCGCAATGTTAGCTTTAAATATGTCCAAAGAAGTATTATCGGCTTTTGGATTAATGAATGAAAAATTCGAATCTTCTAATAATGATGCCTTAGCGAGTAACACTAGCTTATACGATGCTTTATCGGCCAAAGCCAGTGAAACCCCTACTTTTGCTGAAGCAAAAAAACGTGCTGACCAGGTAAAAGCAATATCAAATAGTTTTTATGCTTACTTAGGTAAACTGAAAACTGAGATTACTGCAGGCATTGAAAGAGAAAATGGTAAACTTCCTTACGAAACTATGGATAAGGGAGACAAAATCGACGAAGGTTGGTTTTCTAGCGACGGGTATTCTAAAAAAGGTACTGAAATCGTTAGTACTATTGACAAATACAGAAATGATATGATCGCTGTTGTTGGAAATGACCCTAAATACAAAGGAATTGTTTCTGAACTTAACAGTAAATTCAGTACAGCTGATATTAAAGATAGAGAAGGTGTTACAAAAAAATACCTTGATTACAATTACAAAGGATTTCCATCCATTGCTTCTTTAACTAAATTGTCTGCAATGCAGAATGATGTTGAAGTAATCGAAGCATCTCTTTATAATAACTTCTTAGGGAAAGCTGCAGTTGCTGCTACATCTATGAATAACTATAAAGCAATCGTAATTACAGATAAATCAGCATTCTTTTCTGGAGAAGCTGTAACAGGTATGGTAGTTTTGGGTCGTTATGACGCAAATACTGTTCCTACAAAAGTAGTTGTGAATGGTGCAAACCAGCCAGTTGAAAACGGGCAGGTGAAATTCAAATTCGGTGCTGGAAATGTAGGAGAGCACAAAATCAATGGTAGCTTCACTTTCATGGAAGATGGAAAAGCAATTGATATCCCGGTTGAAGGTAACTATGTAGTAGTGCCAAAACCAAACTCTGCTACAATCTCTGCTGATAAAATGAACGTGGTATATCGTGGTGTAACAAACCCAATGACAATATCATTTGCAGGAATCTCTGCAGATAAAGTTTCTGCTTCCGGAGCTGGTTTATCACCTGCTGGAAAACCAGGCGCTTACACAATGAAGCCAGGTGCTGGTAGTGAAGTAGTAATTAATGTTACTGGTAAATTAGCAGATGGAACCTCAGTTTCTGATAAAAAATCATTCAGAATCAAAGGTATTCCTGGCCCTGTTGGAACAATCAGAGGTGAAGTTGGAAATGTAAAAGGTGCTAAGTCTAACTTAGAGATCGCTACAATTGGTGCAAAATTGGAAGATTTTGACTTTGAAGTAGGTCTGAATGTAGTTGGATTCAATATCAAAGCTCCTGGACAACCTACAATTGTTGTTTCTGGTAATAAATTGGACGCAAGAGCGAAAGCTTCTATTTCTAAAGCTGGTAGAGGTGATTTAATTGTGGTTTCTGAAATTAAAACGAAATTAGAAGGCGCTGGTTCTTACATGTTGCCAAGAACTGCACCGGTCTTTTTCGAAATACAATAA